A stretch of Shewanella dokdonensis DNA encodes these proteins:
- the edd gene encoding phosphogluconate dehydratase, which produces MNPTIKAVTERIIARSKASREKYLAAIHEAKANGVYRASLGCGNLAHGFAACQTDDKQSLRQLTKANIGIVTAYNDMLSAHQPYEHYPQILRDACHQVGSVAQVAAGVPAMCDGVTQGQPGMELSLISREVIAMATAVGLSHNMFDGALLLGICDKIVPGLLIGALSFGHLPMLFVPAGPMRSGIPNKEKARVRQKFAQGLVDREALLEAESKSYHSAGTCTFYGTANSNQLVLEVMGLQLPGSSFVNPDEPLRLALTQAAAKQVCRLTALGTQYTPIGELVSEKSIVNGVVALLATGGSTNLTIHLVAAARAAGIIINWDDFAELSDVVPLLAKVYPNGQADINHFHAAGGMALLIRQLLAAGLLHEDVNTVAGFGLARYTQEPKLLAEGLTWVDGPSESLDPEVLTSVDKPFQHNGGLKLLTGNLGRAVMKISAVGESHRIVEAEAVVVDDQHKLNELFSSGQLNRDCVVVVKGQGPKANGMPELHKLTPLLGSLQDQGYHVALVTDGRMSGASGKVPAAIHLSPEALDGGLIAKVRNGDRIRVDAVKGEISLLVADDELALRSAEAVPLRQVRYGMGRELFTALRANFSSPETGARSTSAIDDFY; this is translated from the coding sequence ATGAATCCGACCATTAAGGCGGTTACCGAACGAATAATCGCCCGTAGCAAGGCTAGCAGAGAAAAATACCTGGCAGCCATTCATGAAGCAAAGGCCAACGGGGTTTACCGCGCGAGTCTTGGTTGTGGCAACTTAGCCCATGGCTTTGCCGCGTGTCAGACCGATGACAAACAGTCTCTCAGACAACTGACTAAAGCGAATATCGGAATTGTCACTGCATACAACGATATGTTATCGGCCCATCAACCCTACGAACACTACCCACAAATTCTGCGGGATGCCTGCCATCAAGTCGGCAGTGTGGCACAGGTGGCGGCTGGGGTTCCAGCTATGTGTGATGGTGTCACCCAAGGGCAACCTGGTATGGAGCTGAGCCTTATCAGCCGTGAAGTCATTGCCATGGCCACGGCGGTTGGGTTGTCACACAATATGTTTGACGGTGCCTTGTTATTAGGGATTTGCGACAAGATTGTTCCTGGACTACTGATCGGTGCCTTGAGCTTTGGTCATCTGCCCATGTTGTTTGTGCCAGCTGGGCCAATGCGCTCAGGTATTCCCAACAAAGAAAAAGCCCGAGTACGACAGAAGTTTGCGCAGGGATTGGTAGATAGAGAAGCCTTGTTGGAAGCCGAGTCTAAATCTTATCACAGCGCTGGCACCTGCACTTTTTACGGTACCGCCAACAGTAATCAGCTGGTACTGGAAGTGATGGGGCTGCAATTACCCGGTTCCTCATTTGTTAATCCCGATGAACCACTACGTTTGGCATTGACGCAAGCCGCCGCCAAGCAGGTTTGTCGTCTAACGGCCTTGGGGACTCAATACACACCCATAGGTGAACTGGTATCTGAAAAATCTATTGTCAATGGGGTGGTGGCGCTATTGGCGACAGGCGGCTCTACTAATTTGACTATTCATTTGGTGGCGGCGGCAAGAGCCGCAGGCATTATCATCAACTGGGATGACTTTGCTGAGTTGTCTGACGTTGTCCCGCTATTGGCAAAAGTGTATCCCAACGGTCAGGCGGATATTAACCATTTTCACGCCGCTGGCGGCATGGCACTGTTGATCCGCCAATTATTGGCAGCAGGTTTGCTGCATGAAGATGTGAATACTGTGGCTGGCTTTGGTCTGGCGCGTTATACCCAAGAGCCTAAATTACTGGCTGAAGGATTAACCTGGGTTGATGGGCCTAGCGAGAGTCTTGATCCCGAGGTGCTGACCTCAGTTGATAAGCCATTCCAGCACAACGGCGGTCTGAAATTGCTTACGGGCAATCTGGGACGCGCAGTGATGAAGATTTCGGCAGTAGGTGAAAGCCACCGCATTGTTGAAGCGGAAGCGGTCGTGGTTGACGACCAGCATAAACTCAATGAGTTGTTCAGCAGCGGGCAACTTAATCGAGACTGTGTGGTGGTGGTTAAGGGGCAAGGGCCGAAAGCCAATGGTATGCCAGAGCTACATAAGCTGACGCCATTACTGGGCTCATTACAGGATCAAGGTTACCACGTTGCCTTGGTGACGGATGGGCGTATGTCAGGCGCTTCTGGCAAAGTTCCAGCCGCAATTCATTTGTCACCAGAGGCGTTGGATGGTGGGCTTATCGCCAAAGTACGCAATGGCGACCGGATCCGCGTTGATGCGGTTAAAGGTGAAATATCATTGTTGGTTGCTGATGACGAATTAGCACTGCGGAGTGCTGAGGCTGTACCACTACGACAGGTACGTTATGGCATGGGCCGGGAATTGTTCACTGCACTTCGGGCTAATTTCAGTAGCCCGGAAACTGGCGCCCGTAGCACCAGTGCCATTGACGATTTTTATTAA
- a CDS encoding DUF2897 family protein has protein sequence MSDWEVWLIILLVIGVIFSNLAVLKYSSKFKLPPFGQPQKPANKQKDTADKQEDDQEKS, from the coding sequence ATGTCTGACTGGGAAGTATGGCTCATCATATTACTGGTGATTGGCGTCATATTCAGCAATCTGGCGGTATTGAAATATAGCTCAAAGTTCAAGCTGCCACCTTTTGGTCAGCCGCAGAAACCGGCGAACAAACAGAAAGATACAGCAGACAAACAAGAAGATGACCAGGAGAAATCCTGA
- the kdsB gene encoding 3-deoxy-manno-octulosonate cytidylyltransferase, translated as MNVTLLIPARYGSSRFAGKPLAPINGKPMIQRVYERALLAKGLDNIYVATDDERIKQAVESFGGKVIMTDPAAASGTDRINDAISQLGLADDDLVVNLQGDQPLIDPISIEQIVELFKQHPGEFEMATLAYQITDPVELDDPKHVKMVFDNNNFALYFSRACIPFGRDVKEYPVYKHLGVYAYTRRFVETFAKLPMGRLENLEKLEQLRALEYGHPIKIAISAFDSPEVDTPEDIRHCEQRLAVD; from the coding sequence ATGAATGTTACCCTGTTAATCCCTGCACGTTATGGTTCCAGCCGTTTTGCCGGCAAACCTTTGGCACCGATTAACGGCAAGCCAATGATCCAGCGCGTATATGAAAGAGCGTTGCTGGCGAAAGGACTCGATAATATCTATGTGGCAACCGATGATGAACGTATCAAACAGGCTGTAGAAAGTTTTGGTGGAAAAGTGATCATGACCGATCCTGCCGCCGCTTCGGGTACTGACCGCATCAATGATGCCATTAGCCAACTGGGGCTGGCAGACGATGATCTGGTTGTCAATCTGCAAGGCGATCAACCACTGATTGATCCCATCTCTATCGAGCAAATTGTCGAGTTGTTTAAGCAACATCCTGGTGAATTTGAAATGGCGACCCTCGCCTATCAAATCACCGATCCGGTTGAACTGGACGACCCTAAGCACGTTAAGATGGTGTTTGATAACAACAACTTTGCGCTGTATTTTTCCAGAGCCTGCATTCCCTTTGGTCGCGATGTAAAAGAATATCCCGTATACAAGCACTTAGGGGTTTACGCTTACACCCGGCGTTTTGTTGAAACCTTTGCCAAACTCCCCATGGGGCGGCTGGAAAATTTGGAAAAGCTGGAGCAATTGCGGGCGCTAGAATATGGTCATCCGATTAAGATTGCTATCAGCGCCTTTGATTCACCAGAAGTTGATACGCCAGAAGATATCCGTCACTGTGAACAACGTCTCGCCGTGGATTAA
- the kdnB gene encoding 3-deoxy-alpha-D-manno-octulosonate 8-oxidase KdnB, producing MKFKNFQVVPKMIFGRGSFVQLDEVLAAERKHADDFVVFVVDNVHQGKPLESRIPVKSQDILLWVDVTDEPTTVQVDGLTEQVQKFSHKLPVSVVGIGGGATMDLSKAVSLMLTNEGGSAKYQGWDLIKNPSIHHIGIPTISGTGAEASRTAVLCGPERKLGLNSDYTVFNQIIMDSELLAGVPTEQWFYTGMDCWIHCVESLEGTFLNEFSRAYAEKSLELCRQVFIENDPNKDDKLMMASFMGGMSIAYSQVGACHAVSYGLAYVLGYHHGIGNCIAFNVLDEFYPEYMDEFRGMMKQHKIQLPQNICKDLPDETIAAMVKVTKSMGPLWANVYGDSWQEKVTDEMLTKLFRRI from the coding sequence ATGAAATTCAAAAATTTCCAAGTTGTCCCCAAAATGATTTTCGGACGTGGTTCTTTCGTACAATTGGATGAAGTATTAGCAGCAGAGCGCAAACATGCTGACGACTTTGTCGTTTTCGTTGTTGACAACGTGCATCAGGGCAAACCATTAGAAAGCCGTATTCCGGTTAAATCACAGGATATTCTGCTGTGGGTCGATGTAACTGACGAGCCCACTACAGTTCAAGTGGATGGTTTGACAGAACAGGTGCAAAAGTTTAGTCATAAATTGCCAGTCAGCGTTGTTGGGATCGGTGGTGGTGCCACTATGGATCTGTCCAAAGCCGTATCACTGATGCTGACCAACGAAGGTGGTTCTGCTAAATATCAGGGTTGGGACTTAATCAAGAACCCATCAATTCATCACATCGGTATTCCCACAATTTCTGGTACTGGTGCCGAAGCCTCTCGCACCGCCGTACTCTGTGGCCCAGAACGCAAACTAGGGTTGAACTCAGATTACACTGTTTTCAACCAGATCATCATGGATTCTGAATTACTCGCCGGCGTACCAACAGAACAATGGTTCTACACCGGGATGGATTGCTGGATCCACTGTGTTGAATCACTCGAAGGAACCTTCCTCAACGAGTTCTCCCGCGCCTATGCCGAAAAATCACTTGAGCTTTGCCGCCAAGTATTCATTGAAAATGACCCGAACAAAGATGACAAGCTGATGATGGCGTCATTCATGGGCGGTATGAGCATTGCGTACAGTCAAGTGGGTGCCTGCCATGCGGTGTCCTATGGTCTGGCCTATGTTCTAGGTTACCATCACGGTATTGGTAACTGCATTGCATTCAACGTATTAGATGAATTCTACCCTGAATATATGGATGAATTCCGCGGTATGATGAAACAGCACAAGATTCAATTGCCACAGAATATCTGTAAAGATTTGCCAGATGAAACCATTGCTGCCATGGTTAAAGTTACCAAGAGCATGGGGCCATTGTGGGCCAACGTTTACGGTGACAGCTGGCAAGAAAAAGTCACTGATGAGATGTTGACCAAGTTGTTCCGTCGCATCTAA
- the kdnA gene encoding 8-amino-3,8-dideoxy-alpha-D-manno-octulosonate transaminase KdnA, protein MPGFELFGPEEKQEVADVMEHGFTFRYNFDQMRNGRWKTRDMEQLLCEKMGVKHAHLLTSGTAALQTALAAAGIGAGDEVIVPPFTFVASVEALVLAGAVPVFAEIDETLCLSPAGIEAAITPRTKAVNLVHMCGSMGKIDEIKAICDKHHLVLLEDACQAIGGSYHGQALGTIGDVGCYSFDSVKTITCGEGGAVVSNNDDIYKNAHMFADHGHDHIGNDRGAETHPIMGLNFRISEMNAALGLAQLRKLDTIIDIQRKNKKRLKDAMANIAEVSFREIPDEAGDNASFLSFILPTEARTQEISKKLAANGVDGCFYWYVNNWHYLKNWQHIQHMHSAAALPITLIKDRPDYTKVSVPKSDDIMSRTISMAIKLSWTDAQIADRIANIKKAFA, encoded by the coding sequence ATGCCCGGTTTTGAATTATTCGGTCCTGAAGAAAAACAGGAAGTGGCAGATGTGATGGAACACGGTTTTACCTTCCGTTACAACTTTGACCAGATGCGTAACGGTCGCTGGAAGACCCGTGATATGGAGCAGTTACTGTGCGAAAAAATGGGCGTCAAGCATGCTCATCTGTTGACCAGCGGCACAGCAGCACTGCAAACAGCATTGGCAGCGGCAGGCATTGGTGCCGGTGATGAAGTCATCGTGCCACCGTTCACCTTTGTCGCTTCGGTGGAAGCGCTGGTGTTGGCAGGTGCCGTGCCTGTATTTGCAGAAATTGATGAAACACTGTGCTTATCACCTGCGGGTATCGAAGCCGCCATCACTCCCCGCACCAAGGCCGTCAATCTGGTGCATATGTGCGGTTCAATGGGCAAAATTGATGAAATCAAAGCCATCTGTGATAAACACCATCTAGTACTGCTGGAAGATGCCTGTCAGGCCATCGGTGGTAGCTATCACGGCCAAGCCCTCGGTACTATCGGCGATGTTGGCTGTTACTCTTTTGACTCTGTCAAAACCATCACCTGCGGTGAAGGTGGTGCGGTTGTCAGCAATAACGACGACATCTATAAGAATGCCCATATGTTTGCTGATCACGGTCATGATCATATCGGCAACGACCGTGGCGCTGAAACCCATCCGATCATGGGATTGAATTTCCGTATCAGCGAAATGAATGCGGCGTTGGGACTGGCCCAGTTGCGGAAACTGGACACCATCATTGACATTCAACGTAAAAACAAAAAGCGACTGAAAGATGCGATGGCCAATATTGCCGAAGTCAGCTTCCGCGAGATCCCTGACGAAGCCGGCGACAATGCCAGTTTCCTGAGTTTTATACTGCCTACAGAAGCTCGGACCCAGGAGATCAGCAAAAAATTGGCGGCTAATGGCGTTGACGGATGTTTCTACTGGTATGTCAACAACTGGCATTACCTGAAAAACTGGCAGCATATCCAGCATATGCACAGTGCCGCTGCCCTGCCGATCACATTAATTAAGGATCGGCCGGATTACACTAAGGTGTCTGTGCCTAAATCTGACGATATCATGAGCAGGACCATCTCCATGGCGATTAAGCTGTCCTGGACTGATGCGCAGATTGCTGACCGCATTGCCAATATCAAAAAGGCGTTTGCCTAA
- a CDS encoding M15 family metallopeptidase, with protein MLNTSEKRLYGLDDTGLVALQSRDQRQFLLETQTAQAFTRMQQAAASDGISIAICSAYRSFNRQQQLWDAKANGQRPLLDSHSRPLTDLQSMDENTLLQTILLWSALPGTSRHHWGTDLDLFDDSAIQRQQLQLINAEYQVAGPCFKMQQWLDSNAADYGFYRPFQPHLSGTSPELWHYSYYPVAEPWRCQYNTEHLAKILTDSDIRLKRPILEQLPALVQRYVKTVAPIPTAINQRPSIDGNAD; from the coding sequence GTGCTGAATACGTCAGAAAAGCGCCTGTATGGTCTCGATGACACTGGGCTGGTAGCACTCCAGAGCCGTGATCAACGGCAGTTTTTACTGGAAACTCAAACGGCACAGGCGTTTACCCGCATGCAGCAAGCGGCGGCTTCTGATGGTATCAGTATCGCCATCTGTTCGGCTTATCGCAGCTTTAACCGCCAGCAGCAACTGTGGGATGCCAAAGCCAATGGTCAACGGCCGTTGCTGGACAGCCATTCCCGCCCGCTAACCGATCTGCAATCAATGGATGAAAACACACTGTTGCAGACAATCTTATTGTGGTCTGCCCTCCCCGGCACCTCTCGCCACCATTGGGGCACAGATCTGGATCTGTTTGACGACAGTGCCATCCAACGTCAGCAGTTGCAGCTAATAAATGCCGAATATCAAGTGGCAGGCCCTTGTTTTAAGATGCAGCAATGGTTGGACAGCAATGCTGCCGATTACGGCTTTTACCGCCCGTTTCAGCCACACTTGAGCGGTACCAGCCCAGAATTATGGCATTACAGTTACTATCCTGTGGCTGAACCATGGCGATGCCAGTACAACACCGAACACCTGGCTAAGATATTGACGGACAGTGATATCCGGCTTAAACGCCCCATACTCGAACAACTTCCGGCATTGGTGCAACGTTATGTAAAAACCGTCGCGCCAATACCAACAGCTATTAACCAAAGACCGAGTATCGATGGTAATGCTGACTGA